Below is a genomic region from Brassica oleracea var. oleracea cultivar TO1000 chromosome C9, BOL, whole genome shotgun sequence.
CAGACAGCAACAACATCTTCAGGATCCAAAACCACGTACCACACTGACGAACAAACGGACGCGCGACCAGCACGACCTAATGCTCTCAGGTGTTTCACGTGTGGAGAACAGGGACATATTCAGACAGCTTGCCCGAATCGGGGCCGAAGAGGGTTACTTGCCACTGATAAAGAATTCATAGGTGATACTATCTATGACGAAGATGAAGAACAGTTCGATGATATGGAAGAAGAACAAGTCGCGGGTGACACAGGTACTTTCCTCATGATACGAAGAAATTGTTTTGCTCCAAAAACAAGCGAAGCATGGCAACGGACATCATTATTCAGCTCTACTTGCACGATCAAAGGAAAAGTATGCCGCTTCGTTATTGATTCAGGATGTTCAGCGAACGTGGTTTCAGAGGAAGCGGTACGCAAACTCTCTCTCAAACCGGAGGCTCACCCACACCCTTACCGACTCCTTTGGATGCAAACCGGAGCCGAGGTATATGTCTCTCAATGCGCCCTGGTTTCTCTTTCGATCGGAGCCTTCTACAAAGATGAGCTTTACTGTGATATCGCCACCATGGATGTGTCTCACATTATTCTAGGACGGTCGTGGCAATATGATCGAGAAGTTATCCATAATGGAAAAACGAACACACATTCGTTTCTATTCCAGGGACGTAAGATCACTCTTCTTCCTTCTCCGGACGCTAATAACACGATCAACATCACTACCCCGGCATCTTCATCAAAACAAAATTTGATGATTATTTCGAGATCCCAGTTCGAACAGGAGTTACAAGAAGCAAGGCCATTATTTGCTTTGGTATCAATCCCTCCAACGCCTGCACAGCTACCGCCTTGCCCACCTGAGTTTAGTCCGATTCTCACCGAGTTTGAGGACATGTTCCCAGAGGAGTTACCAGCGGGGCTACCTCCACTCAGAGATATTCAACATCACATAGACCTAGTTCCGAATGCAGTCTTACCCAACCGAGCGCACTATCGCATGAGCCCAGAAGAGCATGAAGAACTTCGACGCCAAGCTGAAGACTTACTGATTAAGGGTTATGTTCGAGAGAGCCTCAGTCCGTGCGTAGTACCAGCACTGCTCATCTCCAAGAAAGACCGGTTGTGGCGCATGTGTGTTGACAGCCGAGCGATCAACAAGATTACAACACGTTACCGGTTTCTCATACCACGGCTTGATGATCTCCTTGATCAGATCGGAAAAGCCTCTATCTTCACAAAATTGGATCTTAAGAGTGGTTATCACCAGATTCGTATTCGCCCGGGCGACGAGTGGAAAATCGCTTTTAAAACTCGTGAAGGTTTATTTGAGTGGTTAGTAATGTCGTTTGGGTTATCTAACGCGCCAAGCACGTTTATGAGAGTCATGAACCAGGCTCTTCGCCCCTTTATTGGCCGCTTTGTCGTCATCTACTTCGACGATATCCTGATCTCTAGTACAACAATGAACGGCCATCTCTCTCATCTTCGTGATGTGTTGCTGTCTCTGCGTAAGGAAAAGTTGTTTATTGTTAAACAGAAGTGCGAGTTTGGTGCATCCGAGGTCCTCTTCCTCAGCTATGTCGTCTCTGCAAGCGGTCTCCGGGTCGACCCGCAGAAGGTTGAAGTAGTCGCATCGTGGCCTACACCAACGACAATCTCGGAGGTTAGAAGTTTTCACGGTCTGGCTTCGTTTTACCGGCGTTTCGTCCACAACTTCAGCGCCATTATGGCTCCAATAACCGATTGCATGAAGGGTGGTTTGTTCTTTTGGACAGATGACGCAGCACGGGATTTCACTCTTATCAAAGGAAAACTCACTTCGGCTCCGATCTTAGTCCTCCCATACTTTGAAGCACCTTTCGAGCTTCATTGTGATGCTTCAAAATTGGGCATCGGTGCTGTTTTAAGTCAACATGGTCGTCCGGTTGCGTATTATAGTGAGAAACTGGCTGGTGCTCGTAGCCGTTACAGCACTTACGATATAGAATTCTACGCAATCATCCAGGCCATCAAGCATTGGCGCCATTACCTGGCCCATAAGGAGTTTATTCTATTCACTGATCATGTGGCATTGAAATATTTAGGGACACAAGATAAAATCTCGTCTCGACATGCCTCGTGGACAGCGTACCTGCAGCAGTTCACATTCGTGATCAAACATCAGTCCGGCAAGCTTAATAAGGTGGCGGATGCATTAAGTCGCAGACATGCTTTGGTATCTACACTTCGCGCCTCAGTTTTAAGAATGGAGTGATTTGCAGAACTTTACGAGACAGACCCATTCTTTGCTCCGATCGTACAAGATGTGGCGCGAGGTATGCGCTCCGAGTACACCTTGGTCGATGGCTTCATCTTCAACAACAATCGTTTATGTGTCCCGGATTGTAGCTGGCGGCTACAGATCATCAAGGAACTTCATGGTGAGGGCCACATTGGTCGGGATCGCACACTAAAACTGGTCACAGATTCTTATTTTTGGCCTACACTTCGCCGAGACGTTGAACGATTTGTACGTCGTTGCGTTACTTGTCAACAAGGGAAAGGAAACGCCTCGAATGCTGGCCTCTATCTGCCTTTACCGATTCCGACCCAGCCATGGACTGATATCAGTATGGACTTCGTTCTTGGGCTTCCTCGTACTCAACGTGGTCATGATTCTATCTTTGTCGTGGTCGATCGATTTTCCAAGATGGCGCACTTTATTCCTTGTAAAAAGACAACTGATGCTGTGCAGGTGGCTCAACTCTTCTTTTGCGAAATCTTTCGGCTCCACGGTCTTCCTGTGTCTATAGTGTCTGATCGAGATTCAAGGTTCATTGGGCATTTTTGGCGTTCGCTCTGGAAGTTGTTAAAAACAAGTTTGAATATGAGCTCTGCGTATCATCCCCAAACCGACGGACAAACCGAATTCACCAATCGCAGCTTAGGAAACATGTTACGATGCTTGGTTGGTGATAATCTAAGGTCGTGGGACTCGCTCCTGTGCCAAGCGGAGTTCGCTCATAATCATGCGAATAATAGAAGTTTGGGTTTCAGCCCTTTCAAAGTTGTATATGGTGTCATTCCGAGGGCATCCCTGGTGTTGTCAACACTTCCTCGGCCTGATGAATTTCATGGTTGGGCGGTGGAACTGATTGATAAGATCTCCCGCGTTCATACTCAAGCTCAAGACAACTTGCAAGGCACAACTATAAAGTACAAACGTGCGGCGGATAAACGTCGGCGAGAGGTCCATTTTTAGGTTGGCGAGTATGTCTGGGCGGTGCTTATTAAGGAAAGGTTTCTGGTTGGACAGTACAACAAGTTGAAGCCACGAAAGTTAGGACCGGTCGAAGTCATTGAAAAGATCAGTCCTAATGCATACCGACTGGCTCTACCTCCGCATGTCAGTACCGCAGACGTTTTTAATGTCAAGCATCTGTTCAAGTTTGAGCCTGATGATGGCATCCTTTTTGGATTCGTGGACGAATCTTTCATACCGGCGGAGACGTGATGTAGCGTACATCCTTATTCCCTATGATTTGGCTTTCCTTTTTGTTATTTTGGATAAGCATTAGTTTTCCTTAAAAGATTAGGATTAAGACTTAAGGATTCTAATCCCTAAGAATTTAGGATTTTATATTTTATATATATAGTGATCTCTTGATTTGTAAGAGACACAACTTTTGAATTATTGATTAATATACTTAGAGCTTTGGTGTTAACAAACTCTTGAATCCTTATTTCCGGGCATTATTAGAATTCAACGGTATTAAGAAGGCTAAGTTAACGGATATTTTTAGAATTCAACATTACCTTCGCGTTATCGGTTACTAGACGGTACTTCCGCTCCGTCAATCTTCCTCGCGAACAGTCCCATGAACACCCTCTCAGCTAAGCCATCGTTGTATCTAGTCTTCTGCCCTATAGGAGCTGGCTCTCCGCTCGGCTCCGAGATCCCACATCGGATACTGCCACGTCTCCCGAAGTTGAGATGAATTGCTTGGAGACTAGCAATAGCCGCCATGGATAAGATCTTTCCCTCTCTCTGTTTCTGCTCTTCCCTACCAACGCACTCTGCTTTTACTATATTAGTGGCCACACACATAATACACACACGCAAAAGGGTGAGACAGAGAGAAGATTCAACTCAAAACTTACAAGTGTCCCACTTTGTTTGCCTCTTGAAACAATTTTTCACTTTAGTTATTTTTCTACTTCTGCTATAATTTTTGTGGACTAAACACATCTCGGCCCATTGACATACAATTAGACATAACTGGCAATGTAAGCATTTTTTTGACAACATCAATGTAAGCATATATTTATATTCATCAGTCATCATCATTATTTTTTTAAATCCTCATTTTAATTTTAAAATATTTTTATAGAGTGTAAATTAGGGGTGGCAAAAAAATCAAACTGAACCAAACCGAACCAACCCAGCCGAACCCAAACAAAAGTAATGTCCCAAACTATTTGGTCAAAAATTTTGTCAACCCAAATGGTTCGGTTTGGTTTTAAGTTAAACCGAATAGAAAAATCGAAGTGTTTATTTAATTAAATTAATTAAGTATACTAACGATATTAAAATTAAAGATACTTAATCATTTAGCCTAAACAATTAAACATAATTTTTTATTTTTTATTTCTAAATGAATAGAAGAGACACAGCTAATAATAAAATAATATGATTCTTATACACTATTATCAAAGCCAAAAAATACTATGATATTTATATTAGGTTTGAAAATAATAATAGAAAAATTATTGAATTGCATTTTCTACATTTTTATTGTGATGTTTGGCTTTTACGTTTAAACTAGGTTAAAATCTGCGCCTTGCGCAATATGAACATTATATATAAATTATTTTTTACGTATTATATATTCTCTTGCATATTATGAAATAATAAATATATATTAAATATTAAAATTCAGTAACTATTACGTATATTATCAAATTGATGTGAACACATAAACAAATTATTAATCTAAACAAACACTTTTTATTTTATATGGTCTATAAATAAATTTAAATAGTATTAACATATATAGTATATTTTTAATATTAATATTTATTAAATAATTGTTTTCTACTTATATTGTTTTTTGATCATTTGTATCATTTTATAAAAAAATTGAATCACTGATAACAAAATTGTGTGATGTTTAATAGTTTTTGTAATTTATAATTTAAAAAAATATTCAATGCAAAGTTTAAAATTTAACTATTAATTTGTCAATATTTATTCAAATCTTTTATCAAAAAATGTTCAATTTTTTTTTCAAAATTAAAATATTAAAATATTTTATATTGTATATAGTTAATTTAAATGATATTAATATATACATATTTTAAACCTAAGCAAACCAGACCAACCCAAACCAAATTCAAATTTAAACCGAAATGTCTATCCCAAATGCAAATGAATAGATTATTTACTTCTTTTTTTTTTAACCGTTTTTGTCAACTAAAAAGATTAGAATAAGCCTCTATAATAAAGGTTCCATGAAATTTTGATAGCTTGCTTTACAATTTTAATCTCAAAAGTATATGCCAGATTATATCTTAGTACAATTATATTTTATCTACACAGTTTTTCATCAGCGGTGGTAGCGGTAACAGTGGAAGAATTAGATTCTTTTTGTTTCTCTAGTAGTAGCAGTACGACTTCAAAAGTTTTCAATCAGTTTCTTACTTTTGATTATGTCATGCCTAGTAGGCTAATACTCTTAAGTAGACTGTGTATTAAAAACATGAGAGAGAGAATTCCTATCAAAGATTCTCAACACTGAATAATTTGATTAGTAAATTTATCGACTAAATTTTGGAATATTTTACATTTTAAAACCTACAATAATTTATCGAAAACAGTTCTAACCAATGTGTATACTAACCAAGAAGTTTATTATTCTGTTAATTTAGTTTTTTATAACTAAATTTAGGTAACAATTATCCTGAAAAAGCTGTTATTTGTGACACATTATAAGTTATATGGATAACATATAACCTTGTGTTTATGTCATGTTATGTTCTTTTGGCTAGAGAAACAACCTGAACATCTTTTAGAAAAAAAATTTCTACATCTAAAATATGCAAAATTAATATATATATATATATATATATATATATATTATAACAACTCGTCCCGTGGGAACTATCCACCCTATGAATCTTAGGCTGATCCTACAGAGCACCGACTCGAACTCCTCACATGTAAATCTTCATTGATTTCTCCATATAAGTTATTGATGTGGTTGGCATTACTCGAACCCAAGACCTCATCCTTTAACAATTCAATTATATAACATTTTAAGGCGTTATGTAGCCAAATCAATTCTTTTAAACGTTTCCATATATCACAACTTGGGATCTTACAATTCACCCATTTTCAAAGAACGCAACGTCCTCGTTACGCCCGTTGCGCCCCACGACAAGTCTCAAATCGCCTCTCGGGTCAAAACCGAAATGGCTAACATGGCTCTGATACCACTTATAACGCTCCGACCGCCCACGGTTAATGGGCCAGCCACATCTACTTTCTCGGCCCCGTGGATCCCATCCCATTCCAACGATCGGTCCGTTAATTTTTCAAGGCCCAAAATCATTTCCTTGTGCATTAGCCTCACTCGCACAGTATCGCGGATCACTTCATAATAGGTCACACATCCTTTCACTACTTCAGCCCAAGTACGCTTAACTCTGGAGTTCTAAACGAATGTGTGACGGAAAAAGTAAGTCAATTTTGGTGACATAGTTAACCAAATCAATTTCTTAAAATCTTTCAATATATTACAACTTCGGATGTTGCATATATATATATGCAAAATTTAAGACTTAAATCTGTACAAAAATATTTAAGAATACAAACGAAGTTTAGCTAATCCTTAATTAATTTCAACAAATCCGTATAATCTTTCTTGCTTAGATTAACATAATCCAATATAAACCATCTAATTCCGTGTGCAATGCAAAAAAGCTCATACAACTTTTTTGAGCTCTAAACGTGCATGTTCTCATTTTGTTCCTTCTTTAAATGCCATCCTAATCTACAAATTGATCTATAATCAATCCAATATAAAATAATAATAATAATAATAATAATAATAATAATAATAATCCAATATACATATTTGACAAGTTGAGATTAGCGCAGCGAGAAGTCTCACGACGCTTTGATGCATGACAAGTTGATGAAATACAGACGGATTCATTTATAAAATATATGAAAACGAGGGCTTATCTGTCAAATTCATATTTTTGTCCACTATATAAACCAGCAGACCAAATAAACTGGACCTGTCATGGCTTGGTTCTGATACCAGAAACTAAACCAAGAAAGAAAGAAAAACACTTTTTCGGAAAAAGTCCAAATTTACATTAATTCTTTTCTTTTTGCCATTTTTGGATTCTGGTGATTTTTCAAAAATAAAGATCACGAGTGTCACTTGTGCTCTCTGTAACCGTTTCATTTGGTCAATTCAATTACAGAAACAAACCAAAAAAGAAGACAGAACATAACCCAAAAGATTGAAGTGTTTTGCTTGCTGTCTTCTTCTTCTTCTTCGATTGAAAAAATCTAGAGTTTGTTAAGAAAAAAAGAATGGATTCTGAGCTTTATATCTTTGATGGGTCTTCATCTTCTTCCTCATTTTGCCACCATTCAAGTAGTACTGAACCAGATATGTTTTCTTCCGACACAACAACAACAACAACAGATCTCTTCTGCAACAATCCTTATCTTAATCCTATAGATGATCAGCCTTTCAATTTCTTTGACAACTTTACCTCTACGACTCATCATCTCCTCTCTTCATCTCCTCCACTCTCTCAACTCCAAACCCTTAACCTCTCCCACACTAACACTTTCCCCAGTTTCGAAAGCTTCGACGCCGTCAAAACAGAGCATCCTCTGTTTAACTCTTCAGTCATGGAAGATTCATCGAGTTTTCAGAATCAGAATCTCTTAAGCTCGCCTGAAAACTCCTTCCTCTCCGATCACATGCGACGTGTCTACAGCACTGGAGATTTGCAGGTATCAATTTACTGTTTTCCTCTGTAATTTCACCTCTAAAACAAAGAGAGTAACTTTTTGTGTACTTTTAAAGAATCTGGGAATGGATACTGCGGGACAACGATCATACTCGAGTCCTTTAGGTGTGGAGAGCTCATGGGCGACGCCGTTTCCCGGAGAAGAACAGAGTTTGAAGGTGGGGCGTTACAGTGCGGAAGAACGTAAAGAGAAGATTTCAAAGTATAGGGCTAAACGAACACAAAGAAACTTCACCAAAACCATTAAGGTAATATAATAAATGTTCATGCCGTCTTGACCTAATATTTTGTCACGTAAATAAAATAAATATATATGTTTTTTTTTTTATTAAAACTCTATTTTTCAGTACAATGGAGAAAAGAATTCCCAGCTGTGATCTTGATTCAATCAAACCTAACATATTGAAACTTCTTAACGAGTTGCATTTTGAATATAAAAGAAAACTTTAAAATGTTACAAAAAAAAAAAAAAACTTTAATTTATAAGCTTGATATCTAGTATAGTAAGCCTTTTAACAAAATAAAATATCTAGTATAGTAATGAAATATATATGTTTGATTGATTAGTTATAATTAATTTGAAATTCTATGTATAATTTGAAAATTCACTCATTTAAAATGTAATATGTGGCTTTTAATATCATTATGGGATAATTTTTGTTGCATGGTTATAATTTAGTTTATTTAAATGAATTTTTTTTTTGAAGTATGCATGCCGGAAAACGTTGGCGGACAACAGACCAAGAGTACGTGGCAGGTTTGCACGTAACGACGAAGTTTTAGAGAACCCCAAGATTGCTTCTTCTTTCACTATACAAGAAGACGACGACCTTTGGGTAATTATCTAATAACCAAACTACATTAATTTTATTTACATAAAGATTGTATTTCAATTGAGCTTAAGTTAATAATAATCTAAGAATTATATATCTTATAAACTTGTGGCAGAATTTGAATGGGTTGCATGAGGAAGAAGAAGCTTTTTTGAGTAGCTTTGTGGAATGTCAGTCTCAGCCTCAACGACAAATGCAATACACAACAACTTCCTTCTGGTGAAAGCATATCTGTCTGAAGAAAGAAGAGATGAATATTATATTTTCCGACTTAATTTAATATGGAATATTGGAATCGAGTCGAGTCATATAATGGATATTTATTTTTGATTCTCACTTACATCAAGAACAAAAACTAATATATGACTCGATTGTATAGTACTGCACCAGAATAAACAATTCACGTTCTTTACAAAACAATAATAATAATTACAAAATATAGATTTATTTTAGGAGAATAAAATAGTGGTTTAACTAGTCACTTAGTGATAGTGGTGTTGTAGCTTTTTCATCGTTTTACTTTTATTAATATGGAAACTGTTTTTCAGTTGCCTTTATGTGAAATGTAGAAAGTTTAAATATTTGTATCACCTTCGGAGAAATATTTGACCCTTGAAGGAAGATTCTTCGGTGAAATGATGTGGTTACTGAATCACTTTGAATTAGTGGACTACCAAACATTTATGTAATCTTAATTGTATATCATGAGAAGATTAATGTATTAATGGCCCGAATCATTGACGGTAGTCAAGATCCTCTCTTGTCATGTTGGTATTGTCTATTGTTTGTATATACAGTAATACTTCTATAAATTAATAATGTTGAGACTTTGAAATTTTATTAATTTAGAGAGATATTAATTTACAAAAGTTTCCTTATTTTTTTTCTATTTTTAATATGTTTATATATAAAATACGAAAATATTTGATTTTATCGTATGTACATTATTCAAATTTTAGAAATTTGACTTTCATATTTTTTTTATTATCTTATTTTGTGTATATTTTTATGTTTTATATGATTGTTAAATAGTTTTCGATATAATTTTACTAAATATTATCAAAATATATTAAAATGTTAAGAAAAATTAAGATATTTTCATTGTGAATATAAAATGAATACTATAAAAATTATATATAGATAGATTATTAATTTATGATTTTAATGGGACTATATATTTACATGCAAGTTTTAAAAATATTATTATCTTACTATTTTATCAATTTGTGTCATATTTTACATTGGCCTAAGTTGGGACCGGCAAAATTTATTAATTTATAGAGATTATTAATTTATCGAATATTAATTTATAGATGTTCTACTATATACGGTTAGTATACGGTTAATAGCTTTA
It encodes:
- the LOC106317075 gene encoding two-component response regulator-like APRR7 — encoded protein: MDSELYIFDGSSSSSSFCHHSSSTEPDMFSSDTTTTTTDLFCNNPYLNPIDDQPFNFFDNFTSTTHHLLSSSPPLSQLQTLNLSHTNTFPSFESFDAVKTEHPLFNSSVMEDSSSFQNQNLLSSPENSFLSDHMRRVYSTGDLQNLGMDTAGQRSYSSPLGVESSWATPFPGEEQSLKVGRYSAEERKEKISKYRAKRTQRNFTKTIKYACRKTLADNRPRVRGRFARNDEVLENPKIASSFTIQEDDDLWNLNGLHEEEEAFLSSFVECQSQPQRQMQYTTTSFW